Proteins encoded in a region of the Terriglobales bacterium genome:
- a CDS encoding EVE domain-containing protein has translation MHYLLKTEPSEYSFADLQRDKSTTWDGVTNPVALKNLRGMKPGDDLIIYHTGDERRTVGTAAVESVDAGNPKTPLVKIKAGRELAKPTSLAEIKAHPAFRDSPLLRQGRLSVVPLTDAQYRMLTGA, from the coding sequence ATGCACTATCTGCTGAAAACTGAGCCTTCCGAATATTCCTTCGCGGATCTGCAGCGAGACAAGAGCACCACCTGGGACGGTGTGACCAACCCGGTCGCGCTGAAGAATTTGCGCGGCATGAAACCGGGCGATGATCTGATCATTTATCACACGGGCGACGAGCGCCGGACCGTAGGCACGGCCGCGGTGGAGAGCGTGGATGCCGGCAATCCGAAGACCCCACTCGTAAAAATCAAAGCTGGACGTGAGCTGGCTAAACCCACGTCGCTGGCGGAAATCAAGGCCCACCCCGCGTTTCGCGATTCTCCATTGCTGCGTCAGGGACGATTGTCAGTGGTCCCCCTGACCGACGCACAATACCGGATGCTCACAGGCGCATAG
- a CDS encoding YCF48-related protein codes for MGENGELQRSVDGGRAWTAIAVPHRAPLRALSIQNQDIWVGGDSGGLFHSTDGGQTWAAVAPFSNGQTLTDDITRIAFMDERHGWLITKNGDNWVTVDGGATWALRSARK; via the coding sequence GTGGGAGAAAACGGCGAGTTGCAAAGGTCGGTCGATGGCGGCCGTGCATGGACCGCGATCGCGGTTCCGCATCGAGCGCCGCTGCGGGCTTTATCGATTCAGAATCAGGATATATGGGTGGGTGGCGACTCCGGCGGCTTGTTCCACTCTACCGATGGTGGTCAGACCTGGGCCGCGGTGGCGCCGTTCTCCAATGGCCAGACGCTCACAGACGACATTACTCGAATCGCATTCATGGATGAGCGCCACGGCTGGCTCATCACCAAGAATGGTGATAATTGGGTCACGGTCGATGGGGGCGCGACGTGGGCACTTCGATCAGCGCGTAAGTAG